From a single Petrotoga sp. 9PWA.NaAc.5.4 genomic region:
- a CDS encoding ROK family protein: MKVKKINAERMGYSNKLMVFNLIRYSPGISRNEITKITGLDKSTVTKITYELISKNLIHEGNRKLSQGPGRKPIRLEAVDTAAASIVVKVGVEKTVLGLGYLNNFIEKVSAFDTPKNFSSFVSKVAFEVNKIYKDKNGTNIVGISFSFPGMIDRKNLIIEYVPHFNWSNVDLKNAFLKELPYWEKPIFAANEAKLALQAELYFNKEIKNLNNGVYIFISQGIGGALLIDGQIYLGPNYTAGEFGHMTIHEDGEKCFCNNRGCWETFASIDTISKIYEYSNGKLEGQNYEEKFKNLIDKAQKRENNAYEIIDKMLYYLAVGAVNLINTLNPEFVIFGGYGYLFPDNYFTQIGNLIKERALKPTLKTFKKATKPYFDIETACLMGANLRVMDEFSEKALV, from the coding sequence TTGAAAGTTAAAAAAATAAACGCAGAAAGAATGGGATATTCAAACAAATTGATGGTCTTTAATTTAATAAGGTATTCACCTGGAATTTCCAGAAACGAAATTACAAAGATTACTGGTTTAGACAAAAGCACAGTTACAAAAATCACTTATGAATTGATTTCTAAAAATTTGATTCATGAAGGTAATCGCAAACTATCTCAAGGGCCAGGGAGAAAGCCTATTAGATTGGAAGCTGTGGATACGGCCGCAGCTTCTATTGTTGTCAAAGTAGGTGTAGAAAAAACGGTATTAGGGTTAGGATATTTAAATAATTTTATTGAAAAAGTTTCAGCTTTCGATACTCCTAAGAATTTTAGTTCTTTTGTAAGTAAAGTGGCATTCGAAGTAAACAAAATTTACAAGGACAAAAACGGAACTAATATCGTTGGTATTTCTTTTTCATTTCCAGGAATGATTGATAGGAAAAATTTGATTATTGAATACGTTCCTCATTTTAATTGGAGTAACGTTGATTTAAAGAACGCTTTTTTGAAGGAACTTCCCTACTGGGAAAAACCAATTTTTGCTGCTAATGAAGCTAAATTAGCATTACAAGCAGAATTATATTTTAATAAAGAAATAAAGAATTTGAATAACGGGGTTTATATTTTTATTTCTCAAGGTATTGGTGGGGCTTTATTGATTGATGGCCAAATTTATTTAGGACCTAACTATACTGCTGGTGAATTTGGACATATGACTATACATGAAGATGGAGAAAAATGTTTTTGTAACAATCGAGGTTGTTGGGAAACTTTTGCTTCTATAGATACTATCTCTAAGATTTACGAATATAGTAACGGTAAATTAGAAGGCCAAAATTATGAGGAGAAATTCAAAAATCTTATAGATAAAGCTCAAAAAAGAGAAAACAATGCTTATGAAATTATTGATAAGATGCTTTATTATTTAGCTGTGGGAGCTGTAAATTTAATAAATACTTTAAATCCGGAGTTTGTTATTTTTGGAGGATATGGGTATCTTTTTCCTGATAATTACTTTACTCAAATAGGGAATTTGATAAAAGAAAGAGCTTTAAAACCAACTTTGAAGACATTTAAAAAAGCAACTAAACCATATTTTGATATAGAAACTGCTTG